The region GTTACACTGCTAGATAAAGGGTGACCGGAAACATTGCATCACTTCAGACGTTGCTTAAGAGCTTTCTGCACTTTAAGCAATTCCATTGCTACATTTGCAGTACATTGTCTAAACTCTAAAGTGTCCGTTGGCAAAATGGTCTTTTGAAAGATCCTGAATCAAACTCCTTTTGCGTATGTATCAGCCGTACAATTATGAAAGCTTTAAGGTAATGAAATGGTGCTTAATGAAATACCAGCATTTCAGAAGTACCATTGCCATTCTGCCTTGAGCGTGCATTACTGTAAATGCCCTTattcccattttttttttttttcatctggcTTTAACACAAGCCACTCTCAAAAGAACGGAGACGATTCCCTCATCTCAGTCGGTTTCATCTCAGTCGGTTTCAGTGCAGTTGACAGTTTGTGAACTTGTAGCACCATGAGATGCAGGAAGTCTTCTTGCACTATATCTCCCAACAGTCACGCACACAGCGCTCCAACTTCCTGTCTTCTGGTTTGACCCCCCCAGAGCTCCACACACTTAATGTAAGGCCTTATAAGGTCTGATCCAACAGGCTGACTCTCCCCATTCCGTTTTTTGGTCTATTTGAGTTTTTCCTTCTGGACATGTTTATTCTCAGTAAAGACGgctgtaatgaaatgtattcGATACAAGCACTGGCTTGCTGTACTCTCTCATTCCTCTGTACGATACGATAAGTACATTATAAAATGAGAAGTGAGTAACCTGGTTGCTCAGTTCTGACTCTGTACTGCGTTGGGAGAGTGTGAGATTTATGTTTTGCAAGTTCAGGCAGAACACGGTGAGGGAGCCAGTCTTTGTTTCACATTCCTTCCCTTGGAGGCTACAAAATGGTGGCACCCAGCCATGGAATTCATTATCTGGGCAGTGTTGCCATATTGGGGCATAACCCCCCAATTTGTGGGGATTATGTTGCATCTATATGTAGGAAATGATTTGGGTAATTATTGATCCTTGTGGTTTctaacaattaaaaaataataatctaacAACCAAATTCTTCTACAAAAAATAATCAGAGCTGGCGGGATTGTGTATTTGAATGTGGGATCAGTGATAGGCTGCCCGTCACATAGTTTGCATTGTGGAAACCAAAGCATTTTCATCGGCCTGTTCCAAACACCCCGCTTTAGAGAGTCTTTGACCCTGAAAGAGGGTGACTCCAGTGTGAGCAGTGCTGTTTCCGTACGCTTTTGTGTTCCGCTGCCAGGCCTAAGATGGACGAcagaatatatatttcattactTATGTAACAACAACACATCCAAAGCAATTGGGCAATATTCTGAAGACTTGAGGACACGTTTCAAGAAACGTAAAGTCATACTTTGCCATTTAAAACATCGATATTCAGAGATGAATATTTCAAGACACAAACATGATATGGAAAATATTAACTGTTTTAAGCATCAGTGAGTTTTGTTAACAGACGTTGCagacataaaataatattgacCACTTCAAATAAGTTGATCACTTATCTCTTGTTTGCGCTGTGAGTTTATTTCTCTGTGATGTGTGACCTTACCTCAACATTTGGCTAAGGCTTGACTAAATGGGGATGTTCTTTTACAACCTCTATTCTGGCAACCTTGGACCGGGGTTTGGGAGGGTTTCTAACTGCCTGTGTAGAATGTTAAATGCGACTGGAGACAATGGAAGCTTCCGGAGCCCTTCTCCGGTTCTAGATCTTCTGGGACAAGCCAACTGCTGGAGTAAAAAAAGGCCACAGTACTCAGGTCTCAATGAATGTGATGCATCGTGTCCAGTCACACTGTTTTTGACCCATTTGAGAAAATCGGTGTGGCTCAGTGGTGAACTGTGGCTTGGCCAAAATTTAGGTTTCAATTTGCCATGTGCAGCAAAATTTTAAAGAGCTTCAGGCCTTTGTTTTGGTGCCTAAAAGTGCATTTCAGAATGGTGCCTCTGCATCTGCATGTATACAGAAAAGGCATAGGTGGCAGAAAGAAAGGTTATGTTAGAATGCAAGCATGAGAAAGTTTCTGTACAGGCAACCTCTCACACTCTTCTCTTCCTCCGTGCAGGCTCACTACCACACCCTACTCAATCGCAACTATGTCGGAGAAGCTAAGTGTTGGAATCAATGGGTAAGTAGGCAACCGTTTCCATGGGGACAGCCCCTTCCATGTCGCTCAATGGTTAGAACCTGAACCTAATGAAACCTAATGAGTCAACTTCCTGCTGAGAGGTTGCCATCTTGCATCGATCAAATCACTGTCACTCAGCTGCTCCTGGAGAAATCCAGCTACCCAACAAGGCCTCAGTATGTGGATCTGGTGGGAAATCAGCAAGTCATTCCAAAAGCACAGGTTTACTGTTCACTGCGGTCCATATGAGACGGGAGGTCAGTGTGCTAGTTTCTATGGTGCCCTGCTGTCCAAATGGGATTTGACAGCGAAGTCGTCGTGTGATGGGAGCTGTGTGTAATTACTATAGACGAGGAGGATTACAGCGGACTGGCTGAGCCCTTGTGTCACACGCGCTTTATTTTCTCACTGCTGCTGtcagctgtgacatcatcatcccTGCTGTTTGGGGaccggatgtgtgtgtgtgtgtgtgtgtgtgtgtgtaaattctGTTATTTTTTCCGGACAAGAATAAATGTCTGCTGAATGCCAAAATGTACAGTGAACTTACAGTTTTAGGTTTTGTGTAACgtttctttctcctcctcccgccCAGATTCGGCCGTATTGGCCGCCTGGTCCTGAGGGCCTGCCTCCAGAGGGGCATCAAAGTAGTAGCCATCAACGACCCTTTCATTGACCTGCAGTACATGGTGAGAGTTCCCGGCCGCTAGCATCcgctgttagcattagcctgttcAGCGCTGAACTGAACAACTGCAGCTGTGTTGTGCTGggaaagcagccattttaggcctGGACTGTTTGTAATATACAGCTGAAGATACATTGGATATTATTGATATATGACTATgctgtgtgcgcacgtgtgtgtgtgtgtgtgtgtgtgtgtgtgtgtgtgtgtgcggctgagattatacactcaccaagcactttattacacctacttagtcttgcgattgtctaatcagccaattgtgtggcagcagtgcatttcATACATTcgtgtagatacaggtcaggaccttgagttaatgttcacataaaccatcaaaagtgtgatctaagtgactttaagtgtggaatgattgttggtggcagacagggtggtttgagaaatCTCAGAAATCGCTGATCTCTTGGAATTCTCATGCACACtggtctgtagagtttgcaaagaatggtgcaaacaaataaaatccagtgagcagcagttctgcagacagaaatggcttgttaatgagagacgtcagaggagaatggccagacagctaaaagctgacaggaaggtgacagtaatgcaaataaccacacattacaacagtggtatgcagaagagcatctctgaacacaacacatctTAACTCTTAAGTGGTAAagctacagtaaaaaaaatccaagtctaataaatacctaataaggtgctcactgggtgtatatgtaatgtaatctatttCATTTCATGGTTCCTTTTCATGAATGCAGTGCTAGATTCACAACAGACTGCACTGTCTATTTATCAATGAGCATGAAAAAGTTTGCTTCTCTGTTGAATATTCACTCGAAAGTCTTTCCTTTTTCTCTTACTCCCAGAGTTACATGTTCAGGTATGACAGCACACATGGACGTTACCCTGGGACGGTCGAGTATTCTGATGGAAAGCTGGTTATTGACGGCCATGAGATCTCCGTGTTCCAGTGGTGAGTTGGACAGGAAAGCAGTCTCACACGTGCTTGTGAACATTGGGCACTTACTCATACCTTACTCATACCTTACTCTTTTATGAGAAATAGCTTGTGTGCACTAATGAGTTAGCTTGTTGTTGTCACCCTTGCTTGGCCAAGCACAGGCCAGGGGGACTTAATATGACATGCAGTAAATCTGGGATAGTGTCATTCCCTGCACTCTGTTCTTGGGTTTAAAGGTAGAatgggtaatttcagactttgaACGGTCAagtgaggaattgcagcaacaaagacCTTAAAACCACaactctgtttatccctcccacttctctgtgaacgcgctgaggttgaaccccccaccctcccctacGCCATTGGCTGTAGCAATTAGAACAATTGAGCTTGAGTTATTGTACAGCTCTACAaggttttggtacagagtgtcagtccgtctgctgtatattttgaaaccagaatgtcagtgagcctttttcaatgactggaaagggattcacaatggtcttgtaacaatgttttaacagaaaaatctgacctattgtacatttaatgtTAGCTTATGGTAAAGGAGAGAGGGTCAGAGTAGGGCTGCCATGTTGTTAGTACTTTGTGGCAGGCCAAGGTGCCAgaaacagcactgtggaggGTCAGTGGGACTGCGAGGGCGCATTAGCCTCAGGCTATCCTGGAGTGCAGTTGCGCTCCTCCTGTGGCCCACTGCTGGGTTGCCATTGGGTCACTAGTTCCTCTTCCCTGTTAGCACACTGCAGGAGGCAGCCTAGAGTTCGACTTAGATGTGTAACActtgtctcccctctctctatctctctctctgcatttaCTTTTCATTCCGACTGTCTCttcccttttctctcttctctctgcgcccatccccctctttctcccacttcccccctcactccctccctttccctttccctatccctctctctctctccctctctccctctctatctctatccctTGCCCTATCTCAGCATGAAGCCCTCAGAGATTCCCTGGGGAGACGTTGGCGCTGCCTATGTGGTGGAGTCCACCGGAGTCTTCCTCACCGTAGACAAAGCCACTGTGAGTCTGGCAGTCCTGTACTGAGGGTCCGACCCTCTGGCTCATTAAGCGTTCTTAGATGCTGACACTGGAAGGAACGCGCAAGCACTGAGCTCCTTTAGGCCTGAGATAATGTACAGAATTCAATACAATTACCcaatgttataacactgacataacattccagtaacattgtcaGAACATTTTGCGTTAGCTGGGTAGACATCACAACTGATGTTGCATGCAATGggaacatttagcatttttcatTTACCTGTTTATTTGTGGCTCTGTTCTTAATTAAGGCACAGCTGTGCTAAGTTGTATTTAAGCGTTTTGTGTCACACTGTGCTGTACTACACCTGATAAGGTGGCCGAACAAATGTGCCTCAAATCGGGTGATGAAGTTTAACAAGTGCACTAATTAAAGGCAGTTCAGGTGTTCGCCACACGGGAGCACGAATGTGCCGCCATGTTGTGTGAGAGTCAGAGCTGAAGTGATAGTTAATCAGCAACACTGGCCTCCAGTTTCACTGTACTCCTCCCGTACTCCGTTTCCCAGGCCCACATCCAGGGCGGAGCCAAGCGTGTGGTGGTGtctgccccctcccccgacGCCCCCATGTTCGTCATGGGCGTGAACCATGAAAAGTACAACAACAGCATGACGATCGTCAGGTGAGGCCAGCTCCGTGGATCCGTCACACACCATGGGCGACTCGTCTGCAGTGTAGCGAATCGATGGAATCGATTCTTCAACTCCTATAAAACGACTCATATTTTTGAGCAGGGTGTAATGGAACACCCATTTAATCTTTGAGTGTGACAAACCCGGTGCCAGAACCAAATAATATTGCGGTGTGGACGACACGCTCTGACAAAAATAGTGATAAAACTAGATAATCCTCTGGGCTCTGTTTAACAAAGcaggagttagctggataactgcggtGCGTAAACTCATCCTGCTTGGTGAAACACCCCTCTTTCTGAAATTATCAATGCTGCTTTCCACTCAGCTTCTTCCAACATTCTTTTCACAATCAGCAGACAGATCAGGCCATGTACGGAGCAATAGTCACCCTAcgtaaaacaatatttaaacatCCATACACTCGGttttttaatcagtcaatctGTATCCTCAGTTTAGTAAACCATGCCCTTGGTTTGCCAGTCCGTACCCTCAGTTTTGCAAGGGCAAACCAAATGCACAGATTTCTAAACTGAGGGTACAGATTGCACAACCGAGAATACGGATTTTCACCATTTTTTTCACATAGGGTGACAAGGGGGGCTCCGTACCCTTGAGACATGGCATGGTATTGAGCCAATTCATAAGTTAAATTAGTCAGTGGGGCTAAATGCACTAAAAGCCAATACACATGACTGGATTCTAACACCCCTGCTGACGAGGTTTTTCTATTTAAttgctattttatttaatatcttTATAAAATGGTTGACTTGATCTGATTTAATGCTCAGGTGGAACGGTTTTGATCCATTCCATTCAACAAGTTTCAGAAATAGAATGAAATTCTGCGAATGAACTGAAATGCCTTCAGTCAGCGTTGgatgtatataatgaatatattattttcacctTCCCAGCAATGCATCCTGCACCACTAACTGCCTGGCTCCCCTGGCCAAGGTCATTAATGACCACTTTGTCATCGAGGAGGCCCTCATGGTGAGTTTTGGGGCATACTTATGCCCCTTTATTCTTGTAGGAGCAACAACCCGCCACCTACAGAGTAAGAACATAACCATATTCAGTCCTTTCAGgagcacaaagtgctttacaggcATTTACAGACAATATGTTACAACGATGTACATGGCACGAAGTCGCaaatggagagggagaaaaatcgATTTGAAAGCTATTAAAGTTAATAAGTTTGAATGACAGTACAAGATGTAACACAGACAATGAAAGGCCAATTAGATGCTCACACATAGTGCTCATTCTTTTAATGAAAATAGCGGTAACGATCCTCCAAATATCACTtagaaaggaaaaataagtcttaaaatAAGTGTGGGACTGACACTACTTCCTCATTTATCTTCCATCTCCTGCATTTCATTGGTTTGGAAGAACTGATCACTCACTCATCAGGCAGGGCATTGAAAGAATAGTTTTGTAAAATCAACAATGCCTAACTTCCTCAGATGTACTTGACATTGCCACAGCAGGGCAATGTGAGCTCAGTATCCTAGAGTTCAGTGGGCTAAGCAAAGCTGTGGCCCAGGTTAGCGAGACACCTGCTCAAGACTACGATTACCATGATCCCTTGAGGTACTTACAGTCGTTGCCATCCACGTAATTTTCATGGAAAGGCAACCAAATGTTCTGTGGAAATGACTGAGCGGGCCCTTTAAAGGGCAGTTTATAAAAGCAGAGGAGCGGTGTCTCACGCTTCCTCCCCCCTTCCGCAGACCACCGTTCACGCCTACACGGCTACCCAGAAGACAGTGGATGGACCCTCCGCCAAGGCGTGGCGCGACGGGCGTGGCGCTCACCAGAACATCATCCCAGCATCCACCGGGGCCGCCAAGGCCGTGGGCAAGGTCATCCCTGAGCTTAATGGGTCAGTACGCGCACGCCTGTCCGCCGTTGGCATGGTGACCGCACTGCAGCAGCCGTGCCCGCTTGCCGGGATTATCACTCAGCGAGAGAGGCGGGGCGGCAGTGAAGGATGAGATTCAAATCAGCTCAAACAAGCACAGGCGAATTGGCTGTACAGCAAGAGTAGACTTGCGTTGAGCGCGTCACGCTTCCGCCCTCTGACCAGTGTCTGAGCCGGCATGGGGACACGGCTTTCATTCCTGCGCCTGTCAAGACATGTGGCTAAAATGTCTGCTGGCGTAAATGTTAGGGCTAATTCCGGCCCGCTCACCTGTGACCGACCGCTCCCCTCCCGCAGGAAGCTGACGGGAATGGCGTTCCGTGTGCCCGTGGCCGACGTGTCCGTGGTGGACCTCACCTGCCGCCTGAAGAAGCCCGCCTCCTACGACGCCATCAAGTCCGTGGTGAAGGCCGCGTCCGAGGGACCCATGAAGAATGTGCTGGGATACACGGAGGACAgcgtgagtgggggggggggggctgccagtgtaaatggttggcacttatatagc is a window of Conger conger chromosome 1, fConCon1.1, whole genome shotgun sequence DNA encoding:
- the gapdhs gene encoding glyceraldehyde-3-phosphate dehydrogenase 2, whose translation is MSEKLSVGINGFGRIGRLVLRACLQRGIKVVAINDPFIDLQYMSYMFRYDSTHGRYPGTVEYSDGKLVIDGHEISVFQCMKPSEIPWGDVGAAYVVESTGVFLTVDKATAHIQGGAKRVVVSAPSPDAPMFVMGVNHEKYNNSMTIVSNASCTTNCLAPLAKVINDHFVIEEALMTTVHAYTATQKTVDGPSAKAWRDGRGAHQNIIPASTGAAKAVGKVIPELNGKLTGMAFRVPVADVSVVDLTCRLKKPASYDAIKSVVKAASEGPMKNVLGYTEDSVVSSDFIGDIHSSIFDAGAGISLNDNFVKLISWYDNEYGYSNRVVDLMLHMWSQE